The sequence GATCCGGCTGAACCATATTTCCAAGGAATGCCTTCACACTCCAGATTGGATCCTACTGATGCGCAACTCGTGGATGTTATACATACTGACGGATCatccatatttttattaggtaagtTTGGAACACTTAAGAATACAGTTTGCGCAAACGTTTGTAATACAATGTCAATACCTGCAGAACTTTTTGGAAAATGTGTTGGTATATATTCTGCTACTGTTCATTAGATTGCCAGACCGATATGAATAACATGCATTTTTTTGGTATTTCGGTTATTCTAAGCTTGTTTTAAATCGATATTGATTTGatgaagtatttaaatttacgaGTTTATGTGGTTCAACTAATAATTGGTGTAGCGCTGTGGTCAACCATAAAccacaatgttttataagtacattaatacacacttatattaaacaattatttcagGACGATATAACATAACTACAAACAAAAGTAATAGTTAAAAGTAGTGCTGGTACAAGCATTTCCGGGTaaaaagtgtataaaaaaaattgagttgatatataataaaaattaacttagaatgttaattaattacattaaacgaATTTTTTGTTAAGTGCCGGTTCCCTTtagattatatcattaaaatacggTTACCTACTTTGTTTTGGATAGTTAAGTACTCAttattctacaataataatacacaatatacattttataatataaattatcattttattttttaataattttatattttaaagaataaaattagagtaacttagtaattattaattcaatattgtatgAATCACATTTTTTCTCTCCCTTGTgcatatgttataaaatagaataattttacttttttgatgaATGATGTTTTGTGTTTATTACAGCACTAGGAAAAAATAtccaatagataaaaaaattagagttaaaaccaataaataagactacagtttaaaatttaaaatattcagttttaaaaaaaataataacaatatcattattattataaatattgtaaaattataaaaaactaattaaattatttaagttaaaatacatttaaaaaaatatgtaataatagggaatagtttttcataaaataataatatatacctactttgaACATTAGAATCATACCCCGATAatctaattgtttttattatatatttttcaaacgtgCATTTcacaattcattttttaagcCTGGATTTTTTATCCAGTGAATGTTTTGAACTAGattcgttaatattatatacctttgaaAATTAATcagttatacatatatgatttaatagttaaatttattaaccgAAAGGAAAATATACTCGCATTTCCATAAACTCAAGTGAAACGcacttaataatatacgtttatatatatatatatttacctaggATATGGGATGAGTGAACCTTGTGGCCACATAGACTTTTATCCAAACAATGGCAAGGAACAGCCTGGCTGTGATCTAACGGAAACTCCATTACCTCTCACTCTCATCAAAGAGGGAATTGAAGAAGCAAGTCGCGTTTTAGTTGCTTGTAATCACGTAAGAGCCATAAAACTGTTCATTGAGTCTATAAACTCAAAGTGTCCATACATCGCACACAAATGCAACTCGTATCAAAACTTCTTacaggtaattaaataaaaattacgtttttataatttttagaacgcaaatgtttattttattttttttattcgtaaatttttagtatttattaaattataaaaatgcacaATTACGCAACAAGTTAAGTCTGAATACTGAGTGTTTTGCATTGCGttacatcaaaaataaaataatattaatgtaaagaatttaaaaaaaaaatttattacataatctGAGGTGTAATTTAGTAATTCGCATATTTCTAAGAttgttttgtacataatatgtcaagttataaaatatacttaaaatttggaattaatgtaattttacatattttaataagtatatacgttAAGATATTTATGctctaacaatattattattaaacaattatgtatacaattatttaaattatttgggttaaataactaaaaaatattttggcaaTAAGAAATTATGAATTCAACCAACTAAATTctgaaattaattaacaattaatgtgTATTTCATGTTAAGAttagaatttaatttctattatgtTTAAGGGTAAATGTTTCTCGTGTAAGGAGAACGATTCAGGATGTGCCATAATGGGCTTAAATACAGTAAGACCAAACCATGCACCCGGTTCCAAGTATTTCATATCTACTGGGAAAGATACGCCATATTGTAGTAAGTATACTCACAAAAAGAATATTTGATTTCTATCGAACTGTTTACATTAAATTTCCACAACTATAGTTAATTAAGACGATattgtaatcataattttaatcttatttttcttaatttatttataaatatataagaaccGAGTATAACTCGCTGCtatgattttatgaaaactacctaaaatattattatgatttttttttttttaatcttagttTGATAATTTATCTTCAATAAAGAACACATATATCGCTTGACTCAGAATCCAAAATTGTTTCAAAACAATATGCGAGTTTATTTTAGTAAGAATCAAATGATAATGAGTTGGTTTAGGTATAGATCGGCTGATCGGTAttatgttatgacttatgatgtTATAGtgatactttattataaattaaataattttatacctaattaaaatattgaatagctattcattttaattataatattatttatatattaatgtgtttTACTATATCGTCATATTACAAATAtgcacataataaatataaaagttagtAGTTTGAGTGCATAAGAATTAAttagtgattattataaattaatatttacgtggataatatagttttaaaatacaaaagtacttactacttactaaaagtatatatagttttttttaaactataatagtcAATTATTTCAGTtacaataactaattaattaaaagggTTTTGCCTAAAAGAATATAGGTTGTtacaattaatactattattacaatgaaatgtttgaaaatcattatcattattagtgtatatatatattgtatacacatttatgtatttatttttatttatatttacgtatttataaataagtatattggttaatattattttgtatgatttacGGCATTTATGAAATTacaagacattttaaaatacataatttattatgaattaggttttattatttatacgcaattattatttatctaagaTATTATATCTTCTATTTTTAGGACGACAATACAAGGTTATGTTGGATTTGGCCAAGCCACCTAGGGCTGAATCCTGGGTTCAAGGTTTTATGAAAGTGTCGTTACACAGTGACAACGGAGTTATAAGAAACCTAGATTTGACTCCTAAGTAAGGgaacaatatcattataatagtagtgttattcgcatttataaattaatacatttctttaCGTCATAGTGGTTATGAGCGTATGGAGCACGGGACCAGCCGAAGCTTTGTGGTCACTCATCCGGACGACATAGGACAAGTGAAACGAGTAGAGTTTTACTGGGAGTATGATATGGACGTGCTACAACCCAGGTCCATATGCTTTTTTTGGTGTAACGACCATCTATACGTGTCTAGTATTGGTGTTACTGAGGCGGAAGAGGATGGGAACAGAGGGTATGacgatcatattattcataaatcataatgctaacttataattacatttttggatAGCTGTCATTTaagaacaaaaacaaaaacaataatgacatttgtaaaaataatttcaatacaattaaatctaaaaataaattataaatggatATGTTTACCGCATTAAACTATAGGTTAAGGTA is a genomic window of Rhopalosiphum padi isolate XX-2018 chromosome 4, ASM2088224v1, whole genome shotgun sequence containing:
- the LOC132930887 gene encoding pancreatic triacylglycerol lipase-like, producing the protein MVRGHVALCIATLATFVRSGAAGILEWGRSNHIEVNIPWLPFENETRCYDELGCLNITRDWYHLIYRPFNVFPLARQVIDTRFILYTRKNPLQGQMLKVQSEKTIQKSNFDPKKPTKFIIHGFIDTPLSNWVKEMRRELLKHSDWNVIVVDWAGGSLPLYTQATANTRLVGLEIAYFINYLKDNVGLNPKHVHLIGHSLGAHTAGYAGERIEGLGRITGLDPAEPYFQGMPSHSRLDPTDAQLVDVIHTDGSSIFLLGYGMSEPCGHIDFYPNNGKEQPGCDLTETPLPLTLIKEGIEEASRVLVACNHVRAIKLFIESINSKCPYIAHKCNSYQNFLQGKCFSCKENDSGCAIMGLNTVRPNHAPGSKYFISTGKDTPYCRRQYKVMLDLAKPPRAESWVQGFMKVSLHSDNGVIRNLDLTPNGYERMEHGTSRSFVVTHPDDIGQVKRVEFYWEYDMDVLQPRSICFFWCNDHLYVSSIGVTEAEEDGNRGKRGIQVDTKLCSQGPREYADIASRTSAVFIDKCDDQELLN